The stretch of DNA CAAGGGCACCGGGGGCTGTGTGGGACCCCCCCATAACTCGCcgatggcagcctgggctggacacagagcaagcggagcagcgtttcagccccagctcttcctccccaactCTCCATGCCTTTCCCGcgctgaagccccacgtgccgcCGTGAGCTGGCGCTTAAACCAGACCTTGGTCCAAGGGCTGCGCAGAGCCCGGAGGAGGGGGCGTCTGgcgggggagcacccaggggagcggcaagagcctctaccttggagatgccgctctcgttctCTTTGACCTTCTCCTTCATCTgccccacgtcggtggccacggaggcgaGCTGGGGGCCGCTCGCGGTGCCCGACACCGAGTCCTTCCCGGGCAGCTGCTCCCGCggctccgggagctgctgccccacggcctgggccctgtccccgtcctgctCCAGGCCGGCGGCCGCCTGGGCAGCCCGGTCCCCCTCCAGCAGGGACAGGCGGCCCAGCATGgcctgcagcaggctgcgcagcGCCGTGAAGTTGACAGACCCGacctcgggcgtcccgatggccgcGTCCAGCAGCTGCGACAGCTCGGGCTCAGCCATGGCCGCTGCCCAGCCCGAAGCCCCGGAGGGaccggagggggacgggggccTTTCTGCCTtgcgggggggaccgggaccgggaccgggaccgggacgggtgggactggggtgggcagtcggcagccttcctcctgctcctcctcctcctcctcgtatTCTCCTGATCCTCCTTCTCctcgtctcctctcctccttctcctctcctcgcCTCAGCGCGGTGTCACCGGCAACGGGTGACAGGGACAAAGCGGCGTCCCCCGTTGccaggcgacgccccgccccctgGAGAcggcggccccgcccgccgccggtccccgggATGCGTTACCCAAGTTACCCCCAGGGACGGCAGAGGCCGAGGGgcccggccgccttcccccccttcccgcaGGCCCCGCAGCCGCTTCGCGCTCCCGGTTCGCAGCTCTCGGAGCGGCTTCTGCCGCAGCCCGTCTTGTTCCCGCCGCTCCATCTCCCCGCTCCCTCTTGGAACTGAATCCTCCCAGCCcgggaaaataaaatacccacaCGGAGCAGGTGGAGGCGGTTTTGTTTCAATGCCTGAACACGGACCTCTCGTAACTGTAAAAAGAGTGAGGCGCCTGGCGCTTCCCTGCTTGCCCACTCGCATTCCTTCTGGGAATTGCCCTGGAGTGCCCgggcgagggaggggggtgtcagtgCTACGGGGGAGTGGGGGTGTCGGACTTGGAGGGTTATCAGGGAAAAGCAGTTTTGCCCATTCCCggcctccccatccctgtgcgTAACTTGGATAACGCATCCCGGGGCCGCATCGCCAGCTCGGGAAGCCCAGGCCAGCGTCGCACGAGCCGGAAGAGCCAAAGCCGACGGAGCCAAAGCCGGCGCAGCACAAGGCAGACTGGGCCAACGGCCCCCTCTCCCTGGCACCGAGGCCCCCCCGGAGCCGACCCAGCGCCCGGCCAGCCAGACCCCAACACGTGTTcttcaaaacctgatttattactattttattaataaaaaccctTCATCTcgttctttcttgtatttttcccctttcttttttgggccatgaacggcggtgacagggacgggggggCATCAccttgctcacccccagccccgctcccggccctgcagcgcagcagcgggagggaggacggggtgaggggtccccagcccggcgctgccgggggacGGGCACCTGCGGGCGCTGGCACCTGGCGGGGACGGACCCCCCCGGCCACGCTCCCTCAGCTCAGAGCCGGGACAGCgctgctccccgcaccccccagccccggccaccgctCGGGGCCAGCGACAGCAGAGGACGAGGAACCAAGAGGGACGAGtcgaccctggggctggggcccgAAACGGTGGCCGTTGGGGGGTTCATTCACGGCCGGGGTTTGGCCCAGGAGCGCGTTAcggagcagcggctgctgggctcctccagcatctcctctgccgcctcctcccgctgGAAAAGCCACTTCCCTTGCAAATAATCAAGagacaaggaggggagggaaaagattaAATCAAGCACAacgtaagcaggaaaaaagcaaaccccaagagAAATGCCGTGTTCTCtaaaaatctgaactttattCAGTACAATTCAGTGAAAGGAACATTCATTTGAAAACACAATCGATACATCAAAAAGTTGAAGGACTAGTAGCagtgagagcagaaacagaaagaaaaaaacccccaaattcagACAAGTTGGTCACCTGGGACGGCAGAGGGGAAGCACGGGGCCGCCTGGGACAAGGgctaattcttctctttctggagaactGAGAGGTTTTTCGAGATTTTACTGTATCCCCTCAGCCAAGCGTAGCTCCCAGGACGGCTCCATGCGGGCAGGAagcgccggcagccccggctggagaggagggagccgcaaagcccaggggcagaggggatgtGGAAGGCGGCGCGGGGCCCAGCGCCCCAGGAATGTTCGCCCAGCGACCGGCCCGGCCCGAACCCGTGCCGCCATCGGGGACAAACCCACTTGAGGGAAATTGAAGAAAGCACCCTTAGGTGAAGAGCTctttaatgaaaagacacagaaatggatGCAGAGCCGGACGCCTCAGCggcaattcccagctctgccggcactggcggggggaaagaaggggagaagatctgcttttggctgtcatcttttaccttttcagcatttaatttcctttttgcacgTCCCTGTTTGACACTGTTCTTGCCCGCTCAATCCCTCACCGCGGCCGTCCAGCCGCAGAGACGTCATTTCAGCCCTTACGGCCCGCGCAGGGTGGCAAACTCCGCAGGGGCAAACGCCTCCGGAGTCGGGCAACCAAAGCAGCACATTCAGGCAACCGAATGAGAAACAAGAGCAAGAAGAGCCGCAGGAACCAGCGCCGGGTCCTGGCTGCCCAGAACCTCgccctgccttccccatcccAACATTCAAGGCGGTGTTATCCCAGCATGATGCTCTCCTGGTGCTGGCGAGGggagggggcgcagggctggggctcccccggctcccgtccagccggcagcagagcaggagacgGAGGAGGTGGAAAGCGCCGGAAAGCCCCAGAAATCCTCGGAAATCCCGTGCGGACCCCAGGGTTACGCCAAGAGCGATCCTCAGCCCCGCTGAGGGTGATGCCGCCTGCCCAAGGGCGAGAGCCGAGCTCCCGGCTCCGACAGGAAGCACCGAGGGGACACAAAGTTTGTCACCGGTGTCAAGGGCACCCCTACCCACCatccaacagcagctcctgctgggatTTAGGAAAAGCCCCAGTTTTGGATCAAACCGTTTAAGCACGCAGAAGGGAAAGCCCCAACCGCAATCTGCGGATTTTCTCGTTTAGAAGAGGGTCAGCAATCCTTTCAGGGAGAAATCACCAACGCCcacaaattcagatgaaaagcaaagctcCGAGACAGGAATCACAGCTGCCGCGGGTGACACAGCGCCACGGTAACAAGGACGTCTCACGGTGAGTGCCCAGAGCCGGGGCTGGTGACGGGCGGCTGCTGGGGCCGGAGCTGGCCCTGGCGACGAGGGGGTGGCCCCGGGGACAAGTGGGTGGCCCTAGGGACGAGGAGGGGgtcctggggacaaggggggcaGTGGTGAGAGGAGGGCGCGAGGAGCGCAGCGGGTCCCTCGCGGTGCCCGGCCAGCGGCAGCAGCTCaagagctgccttttctccatcGGAAGGGAAAACTGCACCGCTCTAAAAGACAACACACATGAGTAAAAGAACAGTCCACAAAAGTTCCCCGTGAATATAAAAGGCAAAACCatacaaaaatagagaaaatcGACCATTTTCTTAGGTgtataataaacaaacaaaaaaccccgcaGTCCCCAGAAGGCAACACAGAATTACTCGCTAGACTGACCCCGTCGGCGGCGCTTTCAGCGCAATTTAACAGCCAGAATTCAGCGCTTTGAGGCAAGACCTTCCCTGGAAGGGACGTTTCCAGGCGAGTTCCTCGAGGGGAGTTTTTCCCTACTACCGTGGCGAGACAAGCTGCTCTTCCTGACTTTTAGGACTCATTTCTGGTTGGGAAGCCCTTTCTCAGAGACAGCCGCCCTCGCCACTCTCAAAGTGGAGCCCCTCGGGTTCGGCAGGGTTTCACTAAGGGCTGCTCCAGACCCGGAGCAGATCTGTCCCTGTCCATCCCGGGGCGGACGGGCATTTCAGGAAGAGCCGCGTGTCAGGCGGCGACCCCCCACCTCTCGAGGGCAGGGACAATCTACAGGCTGGGCTCGCGCATCGCAAATCCTTATTTCTTTGGGTTAATGGGGCAGGATACGCCAAGAATCCAGCAAATCAGCTCCGAAACTGCCTTTCGAAAGCTCATTTGGAATCAAGAGATACGGGCTTCATTTCGGCCGCGTCAAATTAAGAGGAGAAACCTTTGGTATAAAGTCAGATTATCAAGTCCTGGCTGTATTGCTGTCACCCTCCCGAGGCCAGAAGCTCTTCTCACTAAGCCTTTCCCTCACGGACCGACAACCAAAGGAATTATTCCTAGAGACGCGCCTTTGCAACGCAACATTCACGTGAGCACCCAGACGCTTTCGCTCCTCCCCGAGACTTTGGCAAAGGCGGCCCCACGTCCCAACACGACGCTCCGCAAacccccccaacccgccccgTGCCTTCGGTGCCAGGCGAAAAGAACAGAGTGACTAAAGGCTGGCGCGGGGCCGCTGCCCGGGCCACGCAGTGACCGCCCGGCTGCGGGACAACGTCCCCAGCGCCACCAGCAGCGTTTGCCGTGCGTTTGGTTTTGTGAGTGGCGCTGAGACGTGCGGTGCCGAGACCTGACCCTCCCCTCACGCCCGGCAAGGGGGGGACTGCTCCAATTAGGCAGGATTCGTTAGCAGATGCTGACGAGGAGAGGCTGCGCTCACAACCTCGGGGCCGAGGGGACCCTTCGCTGGCCGACCGCCTTCTCCCCTCCATCTCGGCGGGATGCGGATGCGGCATCAGGAGCCGGGTTTGTCCCACAAAATCCTCTCCGGGGGCAGAAGAAGACGGGAGGGAAAAACGTGGCCCGGCGGGTCCCTGCGGTAACTCCCTGCAGCAGGACTGGGGGGAAAATCCCGAAAAATGAAGGTTTAAGCCCACGGACACACAGACGGGTCCACTCGAGCCTCAGCACTCtggtcaggaaagggaaaaacacatcAATCGGTCCAGCCTTGGGCATCGAAGCCTGGCTTTGCCTCTCCCGGCTCCGTCACAGATGGACATTGCCAGCGCGGGACGATTCCTGTTTCACGCTACAaactctgctgcaaagaaaagcagaaaaggggcAACTCGGGGCCGAGGGGAAACAAAACCATCACCGGAAACTGAATGAAAATCAGAACACGGAGCTCGGACAGGAGGAGGATGAAGCTTTGTCGGTCCCGGACAGGGAGGTTTGCTTTCCAGACCAGCGAGTTTGACACCACGGAGGACGGGGAGACGCCCCGGGGACCAGCGGCCCGAGATCGATGTTTCCAGGAGCTCGTACGACCTCCTCAGACAAAGCCCGTCTCCTccgctcctgtccctcctccacggccttcaaagaggaaaaacaaacccaaaacctgcAGCGACCTccagctttttgtgccctccAGTCGGGAGGAAGAAGTCGTGAAGCCTAATTTAGGCTGCGTTACATCCTGTATTCCAATTAACAGAATACTTTCCTCGTATGagtttatgcaaagaaaattactctaaaataatttaaaaaaacaaaaacaactaaaaacaacccacaaaacttCCTTGTGAAGAAAGTAACGGCATCTGCAACTTTGCAGCTACGGGCACGATGGGAATTGAGCTTCTGTCCAAGACCTCGTCCCTGTGCCCGTGGCCCGGGAGAGGATTGGAGCGTGGGACAAAGCACGGGAAAGGTTCCACCTGGGAATTACGCACCGGGAGGCCAGACCACGACACGGACGGGACCGACACTTTGCTCTCAAAAGGGACACCACCAACAGCACATCTCTCCGAGCGCGGTACCTTTGAGCAAATTAAAACGAGACCTGGAAAACGTTACCGGCACGCACACAAaagctcctgcttttcttctggggcaagggaaaaaaagaataaatagaaaaGTTACGGCAAAGTTCCCCCTTCAGCTGCCTCGTCTCCCGTCCTCGCTCTTCCAATAACCGGcgtcctccctcccagcctccccaagCCGAGCCCGAGATGGGCGACATTCAAGAGAGTCTGAACCGCAGCATTGCACCGAGAGGAGGAATCAAacccccatttcccccagcagtgtccccaggaccccccggctcccagcctgcAGAAACCCCAAACCCGCTGCGCTGGCGATGGGTCCGTTCCCAGCGTTTGCCCCCGCAGCAGCGTGAGGTGTCGGGGGCTGTTCCTGCGCTCGGCGTTCCAGAGCCCGGCGGCTGCCGCTGGAAAACCAGAACGTGCCTCGCGTCAACGCCCCAATCCCAGAGGCGGCTCCGAACGCGCCCCAGCATCCGCAGCGGCGAGAGCagggcccggggctgcgggagaggAGCCTCCTCAGCCCAGCTCTACATTCAGGTCCCTCACAAACTGCTCGTTAGTGCTAATtgtcccctccccgcaccccgcAGCCCTCGTCACCCCCTCCCCGGAGCACCTACTGGCCCTCGGTGACGCTCCCGGCCGTGCTGCCGCAGCCGGCGGGCAGCGCGTGgccggggctggccctgcccttCAGGGGCTCCCCGCAGCGCTCCGGGCTCTCTCCGGCGCGGGCGCTGCCCTCGGGACGCTGCGGGATGCCCTGGGCGACACCGACGGGTTTGCACGGGGCGCCCTTCTCCGGGGAGCAGGCGAAACGAAAGCCGGGGGGCACCTGGGGCTCGGCTCCTCCCGGGGGGAACAAGGGCGGCAGCTTCTTGGCGGCGGCTTCTCCGCGGGGCCGGCAGGGACCAGCCACCTCCCGCGGCCACCGGGCCTCGCTCTGCAGAGGTAAATGGCAGGGCCTGAGCGGGCGCcggcccggctccggctccggggGCCGCCTGCCCGCAGTCTCTCCGGCCACGctgagggacagggacgggacgggacacgcGGCGCCCGGCTGCTCCGACGGCTCCCAGGCCCTCTCCACGGCGGCGGCCGGAGCCAGTCCCCAGCGCTCCAGGGCCCCGGCAGCCGCCTCGGCGTCgtgctggaggtgctgccagcCCGGCCAGCTCAACCCGCCGTCGGCCGCCGCCagctcgccctcctcctcctcctggctccgGCTTCTCCTCGCTCCGCCCGAGTCCCTCCTGCCGCCCTCCCGCTGCGCCCGCGGCCGGCCCGGCTGGGGATCGCTCTCGGCCGCCTGCGCGTGGGCGAGCTCCAGCTCCAGGCTCTCCGTGTCCAGCGAGCGGCTCCTGCGGCCGACGGAGAGCGGGGCCGGCATGGCGGGGCTCAGCCCGTGGAGGCGCAGGTGGCGGGGCAGGCTGGCAACGCCCCAGTCGCAGCTCGGGAAGGAGCCCGGCGGGTGCCCCGGGGACATTCCCTCCTCGCATTCCGCCAGCGACTCTTTCCGCCCGTAGCCGTCCTCAAAGGCCTCGGCAATGTCCTCGCCGGCGTTCATCTCGGGGTGCCGCTCGcactccccttccccttcctgctccaCGTCCACGATGTCGAAGGTGACCAtggtgggcagggcaggcaggctctGGGGGAAGGACGAGCCAGAGCCGGAGCTCCCCAGGCTTTCcgagaggctggagaagagagTCCCGCTGCTGgcaaactccaccagtgcctGCGAGAAGCTCACGGCATGCTCGGGCTCGCGCTCGCTGCCCACCCGGGGCTCGCCGGTGCCGGTCTCTGCTCCGCCGCCACGCTCTGCCTCCGGCAGCCGGTACCCGGGGAACAGCCCCGCTTGCACAGGGACGGAGCCCCCAAACAACCCACAGTCCGGCTCCAAATCAAACCCCGCCTTGTTCTTCGTGACCTCAATAAGGCAACTTCCGTGGCCTTTTTGGCTGCTGGAGCAGTTTTCTGGACACAGAGTCCCGGGAAAATCCCTCCACTCTGGGTTTTCGACTCTGGACACCGACACCCCACTATTCACACCCCTGTTTGGGGCGAGCGAGGCCACCGGCTCGCTACCAAGGCCGCTCTGGTTCTTGCCAATCGAGCCGCCTGCTCTGGTTTGACATTCCACGCACTGCTTGTCCCGCGGACACTTCTCCGTGCTGGGAACATCACGGCCTTTCCAGGCCGGctccctctgcagctcccagtACAGCAGCTCTTTCTGAATGGCCGCCAGCCGCTCTTCCTCCGTCTCCATCAGCCCCCTTTTCTCATCCAGCATCTGGATCAGGCTCCTCTCCCCAGGCAGGCAGAAGTCCAAGAAGTAGCCGACGATCCCCGGCCGAGAGACTTTGCTCTCAAACAGGGATTCCTCCCCGTGCGAGGGACTCGTTAGCGCGTCAAACTCGTACAGTGCATCGCCGCTGTAACTGTCTCTGGGAAGACGCTCCTTCTTCATCTCACCGAGCCCGTCTCCGCCTTCGTCCTCCAGCCCCGGCGTGGTGGAGTCGTAATAACCCTCGTCGCTATTGGGGGCGGACTCTTGCTGGTCGCTCTGCGGCGTCAGGAGGTCAACGCCGTCCATCGCGTCCCCCAGGTACGGGGGGGCATCCGCCTCGCGCGACGCCTGTGTCTCCAAACTGCTGCTCGACACCTGGGCTCCGTAGCTCCCGTCCCCGGACGCGTGGCTGCTCCAGATCTGGTGCAGGAactcctccgcctcctccggcacggccatctcctccccaccgccCTGGTAGGTCACCAGGCAGGAGCTCCGCTTCGCGGCGTCTCTGCTGCGCTCCACGGAGATGCTGCTCTCGGCCATGTCCGGCTCCGCGATGTCGTCTCCGCACCCCGTCAGCGAGTCGAAGCTCTTCAGGGAGGTGACGTCTCCCAGGATGAGGCTCAGCAGGTCcccagagtgcaggcagggagggtcGGTGTCCACCAAGTCCGGGTGAAAGCCCAGCAGCAGGTTGCCAGGGTCAAACTCTGCGCCGGCATCAGCCTCCGCCTCCGATTTCGTATCCAGAACGTCCCTCTTCCCCGGCATCGCCACCGCCTCGCCCTCAGAGCTGCCGTCTCCGGCCGCgggacagccaggctgggcagcctccccgcagccggcagcggggccggccgagccgtccccccccgtgccccccgggCTGGCtgcggcagcagggacagggcccGGTCCCCTTCCCTCTGCGGCCCCTCGGCTCTCCGCTCCCGCACCAGCGGCTTTGTCGGCCTCCTCCGCATCCCCGCTCCACTCGCGCAGCTCCGCCGGCTCACACTCGGCAGCCTTGCTCTTCCGGTGGCGACGGATGCTGTTCAAAAACCCTCTCAGCCCTTTTTTGGCTCGCGGCAAGGACGACTTCTCTCCGCTGGGCTTTTTCTCGCAGCCCTCCGCGCCCCCGGCTTCACAGCTGTCCCGACGGCCGACATCCAACCTGGCGCCGGCGTCGACGGCCGAGGGAGCGCTTTGGGAGCTGGGCAAAGGGCCGGGACGCGagtccccgctcccctcccaagGGCTCTCCGCTGGCGCCTCGCCGCCCTTCTCGCCGGCAGCTCCGCTGAGCCCCTCGTGGGTCCGGCATTTACTGAGGCCCTTCTTAGAGCCCGCTTTCCCCTGCCCTTTGCTCCTGCCGCCAAACAAACTGGGCAGCGTGCAGATGCTCCTCTTCCCCCCAAACAGTTTGAAAGCCGTTTTCTTCAGCTTGCCGGGGGGCGGCTGAGCCTGCggtggctctgcagcccccacAGAGGCATCGCCCCGCTCGGGCAGCCGGTCCCCGGTCTCCTCCCGCCGACGCTCGCTTCCCTCCCGCTGCCCGCAGGCCACCGACGGCCACCCGCTGCGGGCGGGCTCCTCCGGGCAGCCCCTCTCCATGGCGGCCAGGCCGTTCGGCTGCATCTAGCTGGAAACAACGCCTTTGGGAGCACAGTCCTCCTCTGGCCGCGGAGACCGAAGCATCTTGGCAGGCGatctaaagcaaagaaaagggCAGAGAGGTGAGGAGACGGCAGCGGAGGGCGCAGAGCCCGAGGCGGAGGCGTCACGAAGCCAAGAGCTTTGTCCCCAGCTGGAACTGGAGCTGCAAAAGCCTCAGGCAGCCGCTCGGCTCCCTCCGCTCCCGACAGCCAGGCATGAGAACGTCGTGATGCTTCAACCGACCCGTTCCCGAGCGCAGCAAAAGCTCCTGTCTCTGTTCGGCAGCATCCTGGGGACAAGCAGGTCCGGCCCCGAAACACCTCGCTCCAGCCCCTTTGGCTTCCCAGCCGTTTGCCCCCGGGGCAATGGGGTTCGGTGACCAGCCGCCTTCAGGTGGGAAAACCCCGGCTGCTGCGGCGGGGAGAGGGACCGGCACCCCCCGAaccccaccgcagccccccagACCCAGCGCCGACATACAGGGAGCCTTTGGACGGGGAGCCAAGCCAGGACGCAGCCCGCGCACTGAGCACGTGTCCAGGGAGAAAGCCGTTTACTAGagtttttatatttgtttttaggAGATTTCAGTTGTTTGCAAAATCATCTGTCCTGGGCATTAAAGCCATCCCTGTGAACCGCCCTGATCAGATTATCCCAGAAGCCGGGCGGCGGTTTGACGCGTGACCCTGGACTGATGTCGGGGACAGGAGAACTGGAATAATCACGTTCCTTTGGCAGAGCCTGGAGAAAGTAACTGCAATAAACCCCGCACGGCGCTGCCGAGCTGCGGTGCCCGAGGCCTGGCTCTCGCTGCCGAGGGGCCGGGGAAGGTTTCCGCAGCCTTCACCCAGA from Chroicocephalus ridibundus chromosome 9, bChrRid1.1, whole genome shotgun sequence encodes:
- the LOC134520935 gene encoding APC membrane recruitment protein 1-like, translated to MQPNGLAAMERGCPEEPARSGWPSVACGQREGSERRREETGDRLPERGDASVGAAEPPQAQPPPGKLKKTAFKLFGGKRSICTLPSLFGGRSKGQGKAGSKKGLSKCRTHEGLSGAAGEKGGEAPAESPWEGSGDSRPGPLPSSQSAPSAVDAGARLDVGRRDSCEAGGAEGCEKKPSGEKSSLPRAKKGLRGFLNSIRRHRKSKAAECEPAELREWSGDAEEADKAAGAGAESRGAAEGRGPGPVPAAAASPGGTGGDGSAGPAAGCGEAAQPGCPAAGDGSSEGEAVAMPGKRDVLDTKSEAEADAGAEFDPGNLLLGFHPDLVDTDPPCLHSGDLLSLILGDVTSLKSFDSLTGCGDDIAEPDMAESSISVERSRDAAKRSSCLVTYQGGGEEMAVPEEAEEFLHQIWSSHASGDGSYGAQVSSSSLETQASREADAPPYLGDAMDGVDLLTPQSDQQESAPNSDEGYYDSTTPGLEDEGGDGLGEMKKERLPRDSYSGDALYEFDALTSPSHGEESLFESKVSRPGIVGYFLDFCLPGERSLIQMLDEKRGLMETEEERLAAIQKELLYWELQREPAWKGRDVPSTEKCPRDKQCVECQTRAGGSIGKNQSGLGSEPVASLAPNRGVNSGVSVSRVENPEWRDFPGTLCPENCSSSQKGHGSCLIEVTKNKAGFDLEPDCGLFGGSVPVQAGLFPGYRLPEAERGGGAETGTGEPRVGSEREPEHAVSFSQALVEFASSGTLFSSLSESLGSSGSGSSFPQSLPALPTMVTFDIVDVEQEGEGECERHPEMNAGEDIAEAFEDGYGRKESLAECEEGMSPGHPPGSFPSCDWGVASLPRHLRLHGLSPAMPAPLSVGRRSRSLDTESLELELAHAQAAESDPQPGRPRAQREGGRRDSGGARRSRSQEEEEGELAAADGGLSWPGWQHLQHDAEAAAGALERWGLAPAAAVERAWEPSEQPGAACPVPSLSLSVAGETAGRRPPEPEPGRRPLRPCHLPLQSEARWPREVAGPCRPRGEAAAKKLPPLFPPGGAEPQVPPGFRFACSPEKGAPCKPVGVAQGIPQRPEGSARAGESPERCGEPLKGRASPGHALPAGCGSTAGSVTEGQ